The Vicia villosa cultivar HV-30 ecotype Madison, WI linkage group LG1, Vvil1.0, whole genome shotgun sequence genome includes a region encoding these proteins:
- the LOC131643764 gene encoding extensin-3-like, which produces MRSLMASVYLILALAMLFLTFPSEISATRYSYSSPPPPVYSPPPPKDPYHYSSPPPPPVHTYPPHPHPDHSPPPQTPPPPPPPPVHTYPHPHPVYHSPPPPTPHKKPYKHLSPPPPTPHKKPYKHLSPPPPPVQTYPHPHPVYHSPPPPTPHKKPYKYPSPPPPPPVYTNPPHPHPVYHSPPPSVHTYPPHAPQPVYHSLPPPVHSPPPPHYYYKSPPPPHHY; this is translated from the coding sequence ATGAGGTCCCTAATGGCCTCTGTTTATCTCATTCTGGCATTAGCCATGCTGTTTCTCACTTTCCCATCTGAAATTTCAGCAACCCGCTACTCTTATTCCTCACCACCGCCACCGGTCTACTCACCACCACCACCAAAGGATCCATACCATTACTCATCACCTCCACCTCCACCAGTTCACACCTACCCTCCTCATCCACACCCAGACCACTCTCCACCACCACAAACACCACcacctccaccaccaccaccagttCACACCTACCCTCACCCACACCCAGTCTATCACTCTCCTCCACCACCAACACCACACAAGAAACCTTACAAGCACCTATCTCCTCCACCACCAACACCACACAAGAAACCTTACAAGCACCTATCCCCTCCACCACCACCGGTGCAAACCTACCCTCACCCACATCCAGTCTACCACTCTCCTCCACCACCAACACCACACAAGAAGCCTTACAAGTACCCATCTCCTCCGCCGCCGCCACCCGTTTATACCAACCCCCCTCACCCTCACCCGGTCTACCactctccaccaccatcagttcaTACCTACCCTCCTCATGCTCCCCAACCAGTTTACCATTCTCTTCCTCCTCCAGTTCATTCTCCACCTCCACCACATTATTACTACAAATCACCTCCTCCACCTCACCACTACTAG
- the LOC131643765 gene encoding extensin-like, with protein MRSPMASASLILALTILFFSLPSEISAKDYSYSSPPPPKSPYHYSSPPPPPVHTYPPHPHPIYRDPPPPVHTYPPQHPVYHSPPPPTPHKKPYKYPSPPPPPVHTYPHPHPVYHSPPPPHKKPYKYSSPPPSPVHTYPHPHPVYHSPPPPTTPHKKPYKYPSPPPPPVHTYPPHVPHPVYHSPPPPVYSPPPPHYYYKSPPPPYHH; from the coding sequence ATGAGGTCCCCAATGGCCTCCGCTTCTCTCATTCTTGCATTAACCATACTCTTTTTCAGTCTCCCATCTGAAATTTCAGCGAAAGACTATTCTTACTCCTCACCACCACCACCAAAGTCTCCATACCATTACTCATCTCCTCCACCTCCACCAGTTCACACCTACCCTCCTCATCCACACCCAATCTACCGCGATCCACCACCACCGGTTCACACCTACCCTCCCCAGCATCCAGTCTATCACTCTCCTCCACCACCAACACCACACAAGAAGCCATACAAGTACCCATCTCCTCCACCACCACCAGTGCACACCTACCCTCATCCTCACCCTGTCTACCATTCCCCACCACCACCACACAAGAAGCCATACAAGTACTCATCTCCCCCACCATCACCAGTTCACACCTACCCTCACCCACACCCAGTCTACCACTCCCCACCACCACCAACAACACCACACAAGAAGCCATACAAGTAcccatcaccaccaccaccacccgtTCACACCTACCCTCCCCATGTTCCCCACCCAGTTTACCATTCTCCTCCTCCTCCGGTCTACTCCCCACCTCCACCACACTACTACTACAAATCACCTCCTCCACCTTACCACCACTAG